TCAGGTTGGTCCTGGAATTGCTGAACATCTTGGAATATCTTATATTACATATGTAAGTAAAATTGTTGATATTAAAGATAATGAGTTTGAATGTATCCGGCTTATGGAAGACCATTATGAAATTGTAAAAACAAAATTACCAGTTTTAATAACAGTTGTTAAAGAAATAAATGTACCGAGAATTCCATCTTTAAAAAATATGATGAGGGCAAAGAAAATTGAAATACCTGTCTGGAAAGCAGAAAATCTCGGTGGAGATGAAAGTTTATTTGGCCAGGATGGTTCACCTACAAGAGTAATTGATGTTTGGATTCAAACAATAACAAAAGAGGGAAGAAAAGTTGAAGGAGAACCTGAATACCTCGTAGAAGAAATTATAAATGAACTTAAAAAGTTAGGAGTTATATAATGGGTATAAAGATTCTTTTTGAAAAATGTAATCTATGTAAAAAATGTGTTGAAAAATGTCCTTTTGGTGCAATTGAAATAAAAGAAAATAAGATTGAAATAAATGAAAAATGTACTTTATGCGGGTTATGTGTTAAGGTATGTTCTGAAAAAGCACTTATAAAAGAAGTTGAGAGTAAAAAAGAGTTAAATTTAGATGAATTTAAAGGAATATGGTTTTTTGCAGAAACAAGAAATGGAGAAATTGCTTCTGTTTCTTATGAAATGCTTTCTGCTGCAAAAAAGTTGAATAAAAAATTGAATGAAGAAATCTGTGGTAT
The genomic region above belongs to bacterium and contains:
- a CDS encoding electron transfer flavoprotein subunit beta/FixA family protein codes for the protein MKIIVCIKQVPEGLDVKVDPETKRIVREGVKSIINPYDLYAIEEGIRLKERFGGETWVISMGPPQAESAIREAISMGIDNGVLISDRKFAGSDTLATSYTLSLGIKKIGEFDIIVCGRETLDGSTGQVGPGIAEHLGISYITYVSKIVDIKDNEFECIRLMEDHYEIVKTKLPVLITVVKEINVPRIPSLKNMMRAKKIEIPVWKAENLGGDESLFGQDGSPTRVIDVWIQTITKEGRKVEGEPEYLVEEIINELKKLGVI